Proteins from a genomic interval of Granulicella sp. L56:
- a CDS encoding carboxypeptidase-like regulatory domain-containing protein: MTKSIFFLRAVQATLLFVSLFAISNRLYAQAGATGTILGTVTDSTGAIISNAVVTVTNTATDAKVRTTSSSSGDYQASSLNPGSYSVSAEMAGFQKSVTSAFTLAVDQKVRVNVVLKPGAVTETVQVMAQALALDTDSSAIGQLVSQKQVEELPLNGRNFMQLLLLGAGAVTVGGEQGTMRQGSGNAISINGARPESNNYTLDGLINTDTALVTPAVILSQDAIQEFKVESGSYPAEFGFSANQINLVSKSGTNRIHGTVFEFNRNDKFDASPFPTAADFQAGVNTSNPKLRQNQFGFVADGPVYIPKLYDGRNKTFWMANYEGWRIINGTIEKASVPNPAVLTGDFSSESLPAYGSATCTANLASNLNCLPVDPLTGQPFPGNKIPTSRINARLANTAIAAGFWPTPNAGATNAAPGTVNFVKSVGLPLTTNQQTYRVDQTLGKYGLIFGRYTYSTYQNSSLNSASLLYGLETQYEKQKNWEISHTISLGTRSTNNFRFGYLDAQAPQGATTPPDSFVSALGLTGIFQKFGPLQLTYPSIGLSQYAGTGGPGNAYTGSDQPAWEFADSYTWVKGRNTFGFGGDYRRWRLIRNLDDDFLGDYGFSASTISNNQISCPNSTQDCGTGNAVADMLLGYYSSAAGYVPGPLSPTDQAGNPQTHIFSYFAPYAQDDIKISQRLTLNVGLRWDYRAAPYEEQNHFFWLDNQNTQGGLCYADKALGTNGVATGLGLDGKTPILRYCGSNVPHPGSKTPFAPRFGFAYQLGEKTVIRGGYGIFWDSSEGREIDDSGDIYPYSVRNNLSPATNPDAAKLTNNLFTPFTTLGPFPVSTLTFLAVIESDNPLNPYVQQWSLSTQRSLARNTTFELNYIGSKGTHLLTRHDIAQPNSIPTASLAFCQEQDPADDSYINRAKAPCTPNSRLPYPNFTNIFINSDWHGYSNYNSVNAKFEHRTSSLAVTAVYTWAKSMDDKSAAAGVGASGAGYQGFMDNHNPQLDYAPSDFDVNQRFVASYVYDLPIGRGKKLMGKSNRATDALVGGWELTGITTFQTGFPFGINSADPLGYTGSIAPRASYIPGCSIHGGLTAQFQRLNMACFYQSAPGVYGNTGRNFLRQPGISNFDMGLAKSIPITELLRISFRFDTFNTFNHHQYAINVGGLATGGSGGGSSIDNGLTDSLAGKITSASPGRVIQLSGKLTF, from the coding sequence TTGACTAAGTCGATATTCTTTTTGAGAGCAGTTCAGGCAACCCTCCTCTTCGTCAGTTTGTTCGCAATCTCTAATAGGCTTTATGCGCAGGCAGGAGCTACGGGAACGATTCTGGGGACTGTGACCGATAGTACCGGTGCAATCATCTCGAATGCGGTTGTGACCGTGACCAACACAGCGACAGATGCCAAGGTTCGTACGACTTCCAGTTCATCGGGAGACTATCAGGCTTCATCCTTGAACCCGGGATCCTACTCGGTGTCTGCGGAGATGGCAGGATTTCAAAAGTCGGTGACCAGCGCGTTCACGCTTGCAGTTGACCAGAAGGTTCGCGTCAATGTGGTCTTGAAGCCGGGAGCGGTAACCGAGACTGTACAAGTGATGGCGCAGGCGTTAGCGCTTGACACTGACAGCTCCGCTATTGGGCAGTTGGTAAGCCAGAAGCAGGTCGAAGAGCTTCCGCTGAACGGGCGCAACTTCATGCAGTTGCTCTTGCTGGGTGCAGGTGCTGTGACGGTAGGCGGCGAGCAAGGCACGATGCGGCAAGGATCGGGCAATGCGATCAGCATCAACGGAGCCCGGCCTGAGTCGAATAACTACACGCTCGATGGTCTAATCAACACAGATACGGCATTGGTAACTCCTGCAGTCATCCTGTCGCAGGACGCGATCCAGGAGTTCAAGGTTGAGAGCGGTAGTTATCCCGCGGAGTTTGGCTTCAGCGCGAACCAGATCAATCTCGTTAGTAAGAGTGGCACGAACAGAATTCACGGAACAGTATTCGAATTCAATCGCAACGATAAGTTTGACGCCAGCCCCTTCCCGACCGCGGCAGACTTTCAGGCAGGCGTGAATACTTCAAACCCGAAGTTGCGTCAGAACCAGTTTGGCTTCGTCGCAGATGGACCGGTCTACATTCCCAAGCTGTACGACGGGCGGAATAAGACCTTCTGGATGGCAAACTATGAAGGTTGGCGCATCATCAACGGAACGATCGAAAAGGCGTCCGTTCCCAATCCAGCGGTTCTGACGGGAGACTTTTCTTCTGAGTCGTTGCCGGCATATGGATCTGCTACCTGCACGGCAAATCTGGCTTCAAACCTGAACTGCCTTCCTGTAGATCCACTAACAGGACAACCCTTTCCTGGAAATAAGATTCCCACAAGCCGCATTAATGCACGCCTTGCGAATACTGCGATTGCCGCTGGATTCTGGCCGACTCCCAATGCAGGTGCGACCAACGCCGCTCCAGGTACGGTCAATTTTGTGAAGTCCGTTGGATTGCCTTTGACCACCAATCAGCAGACCTATCGCGTGGACCAGACGTTAGGAAAGTATGGTCTCATCTTTGGGCGCTACACCTATTCGACGTATCAAAATAGCAGTCTCAATTCCGCCTCGCTCCTCTATGGCCTCGAAACCCAATATGAGAAGCAGAAGAACTGGGAGATCTCCCATACCATCAGCCTCGGCACTCGAAGCACGAACAACTTCCGCTTCGGTTATCTCGATGCTCAGGCCCCGCAGGGAGCTACCACTCCTCCTGATTCTTTCGTTTCCGCACTAGGGCTGACAGGAATCTTTCAAAAATTTGGCCCTCTTCAGTTGACCTATCCCAGCATCGGTTTGAGCCAGTATGCGGGTACAGGCGGTCCGGGGAATGCTTATACCGGTTCTGATCAGCCTGCATGGGAGTTTGCCGACTCGTATACCTGGGTGAAAGGAAGAAATACGTTTGGATTTGGTGGCGACTACAGGCGTTGGCGGCTGATCCGCAACCTCGATGACGATTTCCTTGGGGATTATGGATTTAGTGCCTCTACCATTAGCAACAACCAGATCAGCTGTCCGAACAGCACGCAAGATTGCGGTACTGGCAACGCTGTCGCAGATATGCTTCTTGGTTATTACAGCAGCGCGGCCGGTTACGTTCCAGGCCCGCTGAGCCCGACGGATCAGGCAGGCAATCCACAGACACACATCTTTAGCTATTTTGCGCCTTACGCGCAGGATGACATCAAGATAAGCCAGAGACTCACCTTGAATGTCGGCTTGCGCTGGGATTACCGGGCTGCACCTTATGAAGAGCAAAATCACTTCTTCTGGCTGGACAATCAGAACACGCAGGGCGGTCTGTGCTACGCGGACAAGGCCCTGGGGACAAACGGTGTGGCCACCGGACTTGGCTTAGATGGCAAGACACCCATTCTGCGCTACTGCGGATCAAATGTCCCTCATCCTGGCTCTAAGACTCCCTTCGCTCCGCGGTTTGGCTTTGCATACCAGCTTGGAGAGAAGACGGTTATTCGCGGCGGCTACGGCATCTTCTGGGATTCGTCTGAAGGCCGCGAGATCGACGACTCGGGAGACATCTATCCGTATTCCGTTCGCAACAATCTTAGCCCGGCAACGAATCCCGATGCTGCCAAGCTTACAAATAACCTATTCACGCCTTTCACAACGCTGGGACCGTTCCCTGTATCAACATTGACGTTCCTCGCGGTAATCGAGTCCGACAATCCGTTGAATCCATATGTCCAGCAATGGTCGCTTTCAACACAGCGGTCTCTTGCAAGAAATACAACGTTCGAGTTGAACTATATCGGTTCAAAGGGGACACATCTTCTGACTCGGCATGATATAGCTCAACCAAATTCAATCCCGACAGCAAGTTTAGCTTTTTGCCAGGAACAGGATCCCGCGGACGACAGTTACATAAACCGAGCGAAGGCTCCATGCACACCGAACTCGCGGTTGCCTTATCCAAACTTCACTAACATCTTCATCAACAGTGACTGGCACGGCTACTCCAACTACAACTCGGTCAATGCGAAATTCGAGCATCGCACTAGTTCGCTGGCAGTGACGGCGGTCTATACCTGGGCGAAGAGCATGGATGATAAGTCGGCGGCGGCTGGCGTAGGTGCCAGCGGTGCCGGTTACCAGGGATTTATGGATAACCACAACCCGCAGTTAGACTACGCTCCATCCGACTTCGACGTGAATCAGCGTTTTGTCGCAAGCTATGTCTACGATCTCCCTATCGGTCGAGGCAAAAAATTGATGGGGAAATCTAATCGTGCTACCGACGCATTGGTAGGTGGTTGGGAGTTGACCGGCATTACAACCTTCCAGACTGGATTCCCATTTGGAATCAACTCAGCAGATCCACTTGGCTATACCGGCAGCATCGCACCTCGGGCAAGCTATATTCCGGGATGCAGTATTCATGGCGGTTTGACGGCGCAGTTCCAGCGGCTGAACATGGCCTGCTTCTATCAATCGGCGCCAGGGGTATACGGCAATACGGGTCGCAACTTCCTGCGCCAGCCGGGCATCAGCAACTTCGACATGGGCCTGGCAAAGAGCATTCCGATCACAGAGCTATTGAGAATTTCCTTCCGTTTCGATACGTTCAATACTTTCAACCATCATCAATATGCGATCAACGTTGGAGGACTGGCTACCGGAGGATCGGGTGGTGGCTCTTCAATCGATAACGGTCTGACAGATTCGCTCGCAGGAAAGATTACGAGTGCATCGCCCGGCAGGGTCATTCAGTTGAGTGGAAAGCTGACGTTCTAA
- a CDS encoding site-specific integrase, whose product MSVKPKKGSRFLWYDFYVAGKRHRGSTEQTTVQKAKQAEILLIQKAMAGKLTTIHNKAPYLRDYAVTFLDFVAKTRLSDKTKEYYRNGWRLLEKEDISGMRIDAIKRSTTQILSIPGSGSSVNCALRTLRRMLSLAVENELITKRPRITMVEEVERKRLVEAVEESLILAKAPRTLRDAYLLVADLGIRPDDAVSIQWDHVDFSRNDILIMGGKTGIKAKRYISMTTRVREMMLERAKLTVGCIWAFPSRKGKRAGKSMTAHSISSRFSNFKKKEGLSDDLVLYSARHTFATDLTEATGNLSKTQKALGHTALSTTARYNHSRSADIAAIMNDRNSSRHTFGHSSQMVQ is encoded by the coding sequence ATGTCAGTAAAGCCTAAAAAGGGGAGTCGGTTTCTCTGGTACGACTTCTATGTCGCCGGCAAACGCCATAGAGGATCGACCGAACAAACCACGGTCCAGAAAGCAAAGCAGGCTGAAATCCTGCTCATCCAGAAAGCGATGGCCGGGAAGCTTACGACCATCCACAACAAAGCACCATACCTTCGGGACTATGCGGTGACCTTCCTCGATTTTGTTGCAAAGACTCGTTTGAGCGACAAGACGAAGGAGTATTACCGCAACGGCTGGCGACTACTTGAGAAGGAGGATATCTCCGGAATGAGAATCGATGCTATCAAGCGTTCGACGACTCAGATCCTCAGTATCCCTGGCTCTGGGTCGAGCGTGAATTGCGCTCTGCGTACTCTGCGCAGGATGCTTTCGCTGGCTGTCGAGAACGAACTCATCACCAAACGGCCACGGATCACCATGGTCGAAGAGGTAGAGAGGAAACGGCTTGTCGAGGCTGTCGAAGAGTCGCTCATCCTGGCTAAGGCGCCACGGACGCTACGGGATGCATATCTGCTCGTCGCTGACCTAGGCATCCGCCCTGATGATGCAGTGTCTATCCAATGGGACCACGTCGACTTCTCCCGAAATGACATCCTCATCATGGGAGGAAAGACGGGTATCAAGGCGAAGCGTTATATCTCCATGACGACTCGCGTGCGAGAGATGATGCTGGAACGTGCCAAGTTGACCGTCGGTTGTATCTGGGCTTTTCCATCCAGAAAAGGGAAGCGGGCTGGTAAGTCGATGACTGCCCATAGCATCAGCAGCCGCTTTAGCAACTTCAAAAAGAAGGAAGGATTATCTGATGATTTAGTGCTCTACTCGGCCCGTCATACCTTTGCCACGGATCTGACGGAAGCGACCGGCAACCTTTCGAAGACACAGAAGGCCCTCGGTCATACTGCACTTTCAACCACAGCACGATACAATCACAGTCGGAGCGCTGATATTGCTGCCATCATGAACGATCGAAACTCAAGTAGGCACACTTTCGGTCACAGCAGCCAGATGGTTCAGTAG
- a CDS encoding helix-turn-helix transcriptional regulator, giving the protein MATLDATKAAERLGIPRGRLKNWRNSGIGPPFIRLSHKTVVYDSDVLDAFLRSCTRQPSVQAFMEERHVSKA; this is encoded by the coding sequence ATGGCTACACTCGATGCGACAAAAGCTGCGGAAAGGCTGGGAATACCGCGGGGGCGTCTGAAAAACTGGAGAAATTCCGGAATCGGGCCCCCGTTTATCCGGCTCTCCCACAAGACCGTGGTCTATGATTCAGATGTGCTCGACGCGTTCCTACGTTCATGCACCCGCCAACCGTCCGTGCAGGCATTCATGGAGGAGCGGCATGTCAGTAAAGCCTAA
- a CDS encoding host specificity factor TipJ family phage tail protein — translation MEIVHAEFPAGLTVAEILGPAATACNVEIGGMTIPPEWWTHIRPKAGHAVMITRFPEGGNGKTILRIVAFAALAVGVILTAGSTAPIFASIGSFLHVSAAVAAGLAAAGLGLVGSLVINALIPPQTSSAITSASASTNLLSSITGTSNQVNRYGSIPCPVGYVLYYPPYAALPYTELSGDDQYLRCLFDLGYGDPDPSDMKIGDNDLANYTDVETEIGTSPSLFSQDITEATAGDALNTDGTTATRTTSVSADEGSIDLCFASGLFGLDKNGNAVTVTCKVRVEYSLTGTGIWTAIVPSSSGLTISTSAATANVDGTIHVVNGERKAIRVGVRWKFPSQDQYDVKVTRISTDWGSSDSSSEVGDLTWTVIRSIRYSVVSSTGTKKLAMRIKATDQLSGNIDQFNCIISQPVPVWHADTSTWITEFSDNPAYVFRWLLRDCPANPRRIDASRIDDDALIAWAVECDDKEFTYSNTFDQSTTLYAVLKDIAGAGRASFNISNGKYGVIRDELQSTPVQVFTPRNSWGFGGNRAFPDAVDALRVQFINEEASFQQDERIVYDDGFGDEDMVAADPTLALATNFEQMTIAGCTNANGAWRLGRYHLAVSRLRPNTYFWNADVENLVCSRGDLVQFANDVIGVGLAQGRITKTVETDPTDPTNPFLSAIVLDEQVTGVEGTAYAVRIRKQDGTTALVSATPGVWGEPTNLINLTTALEGILPGDLVLWGEAGKDSIPLVITKIEPAADFAAKITAVDAAYAVLDADSGTPPTWTSQITGQPWLDAPAPPDLLIIDSSQFLSPLDDSGNTTSVMNVTVIGPWSGTSGAWQQSRA, via the coding sequence ATGGAAATTGTTCATGCAGAGTTTCCGGCCGGATTGACTGTAGCGGAGATCCTTGGTCCAGCGGCGACGGCCTGCAACGTCGAAATCGGCGGCATGACGATACCGCCTGAATGGTGGACACACATCCGGCCTAAAGCTGGCCATGCCGTGATGATCACCCGTTTTCCAGAGGGGGGGAACGGCAAGACAATCCTTCGCATCGTTGCGTTTGCCGCTCTCGCTGTCGGAGTCATTCTGACAGCCGGTTCGACGGCTCCTATATTCGCATCCATAGGTTCGTTTCTGCATGTGAGCGCAGCGGTCGCGGCCGGTCTTGCGGCGGCTGGACTCGGCCTTGTAGGTTCGCTGGTGATTAATGCTCTCATTCCCCCGCAGACCTCCAGCGCGATTACGAGCGCATCAGCAAGTACTAACCTGCTGAGTAGTATCACCGGTACAAGCAACCAGGTGAATCGCTACGGTTCTATCCCATGCCCCGTTGGGTACGTCCTCTACTACCCGCCATACGCCGCGCTGCCCTATACGGAGTTGAGCGGAGATGATCAGTACCTCCGGTGCTTGTTTGACCTTGGCTATGGCGATCCTGATCCCTCTGATATGAAGATCGGCGATAACGATCTCGCCAACTATACCGACGTTGAGACAGAGATCGGCACTAGCCCCAGTCTCTTTTCTCAGGACATTACGGAGGCGACTGCCGGCGATGCGCTCAATACTGATGGAACCACGGCCACGCGCACAACGTCAGTCTCGGCAGACGAAGGCTCCATAGACCTTTGCTTCGCATCCGGTCTCTTTGGCCTGGACAAAAACGGAAACGCCGTCACCGTGACTTGCAAGGTAAGGGTGGAATATTCGCTTACTGGTACCGGAATTTGGACAGCCATCGTGCCTTCGTCATCTGGGCTCACAATCAGCACGTCGGCAGCGACAGCGAACGTCGACGGCACAATCCACGTTGTAAACGGAGAGCGGAAGGCTATACGCGTTGGCGTTCGGTGGAAGTTTCCCTCTCAGGATCAATATGACGTCAAGGTGACACGCATCTCGACTGATTGGGGCTCATCCGACTCGTCATCTGAGGTGGGCGACCTGACCTGGACCGTCATCCGCAGCATTCGCTATTCGGTGGTTTCTTCAACCGGAACGAAGAAGCTGGCGATGCGCATCAAGGCGACGGACCAACTCAGCGGCAATATCGATCAGTTCAACTGCATCATTTCCCAGCCCGTTCCCGTCTGGCATGCCGACACGTCGACGTGGATTACAGAGTTTAGCGATAACCCGGCATACGTCTTCCGCTGGCTGTTGCGTGACTGCCCGGCGAATCCGCGCAGGATTGATGCATCGCGCATCGACGATGACGCCCTCATTGCTTGGGCAGTCGAGTGCGACGATAAGGAATTCACGTATTCCAATACCTTCGATCAGTCCACGACACTTTATGCGGTTCTGAAAGACATCGCCGGCGCGGGCCGCGCCAGCTTCAACATCAGCAACGGCAAATATGGTGTGATTCGCGACGAGCTGCAGAGCACTCCGGTGCAAGTGTTCACACCGCGCAACTCTTGGGGCTTTGGGGGCAATCGAGCCTTTCCCGATGCCGTTGACGCTCTACGCGTTCAGTTCATCAACGAAGAAGCGAGCTTTCAGCAGGATGAGCGAATTGTTTACGACGATGGATTCGGCGATGAAGATATGGTGGCAGCGGACCCCACGTTAGCCCTCGCGACGAATTTCGAGCAGATGACCATTGCAGGATGCACCAACGCAAATGGAGCATGGCGTCTCGGTCGCTATCATCTGGCGGTTTCCCGGCTTCGTCCAAATACCTATTTCTGGAACGCCGACGTCGAGAATCTGGTGTGCAGCCGCGGTGACCTCGTCCAGTTCGCAAACGATGTCATTGGCGTTGGACTCGCCCAGGGCCGCATCACCAAGACCGTTGAGACAGATCCAACCGACCCGACTAACCCGTTTCTCTCAGCGATAGTTCTTGATGAGCAGGTGACTGGCGTAGAGGGGACGGCCTATGCGGTCAGGATCCGGAAGCAGGATGGAACTACTGCGCTGGTGTCAGCCACGCCAGGTGTTTGGGGTGAGCCTACAAATCTGATCAATCTGACGACTGCTCTCGAGGGCATCCTCCCAGGTGACTTGGTTCTGTGGGGTGAAGCTGGAAAAGACAGCATCCCGCTGGTGATAACGAAGATCGAACCCGCTGCTGACTTCGCCGCGAAGATCACGGCCGTCGATGCTGCCTACGCCGTGCTTGATGCTGACTCAGGAACGCCGCCGACGTGGACATCGCAAATCACCGGCCAGCCGTGGCTGGATGCGCCAGCGCCGCCCGACCTTCTAATTATCGATTCAAGCCAATTCCTTTCACCTCTTGACGATTCGGGAAATACCACATCGGTGATGAATGTGACAGTTATCGGTCCATGGTCGGGCACTTCGGGAGCATGGCAGCAGTCGAGGGCATAA
- a CDS encoding DUF1833 family protein, with protein MSTISPTQLRAILAQETSEVFLMCLTISHPSFISPYLLVTDTMPLVRSSGTFEPFAFSLNLPNQDDDSLPQVQLVIDNVDNKILLAIRNLPAGTRPNIVMEVVTASEPDTLVSGPIDFKMLSIDYDDGTITGTIGLEDDILNTAIPGSTYTPTNSPGLFI; from the coding sequence ATGTCAACGATAAGCCCAACGCAACTACGCGCCATACTGGCCCAGGAGACAAGCGAAGTCTTCCTGATGTGCCTGACGATATCGCATCCAAGTTTCATCTCGCCATACCTTCTCGTGACCGACACGATGCCGCTGGTTCGTAGCTCCGGAACCTTCGAACCCTTCGCATTCTCGCTCAATCTACCTAATCAGGATGATGACTCACTGCCTCAGGTTCAGCTGGTGATTGACAACGTAGATAACAAGATCTTGCTGGCAATCCGTAATCTGCCCGCCGGCACGCGCCCAAACATCGTCATGGAGGTCGTGACAGCTTCGGAGCCCGATACGTTAGTTTCGGGTCCGATAGATTTCAAGATGCTCTCCATCGACTATGACGACGGCACAATCACCGGCACGATCGGCCTCGAGGATGACATCTTGAATACCGCAATCCCAGGATCAACTTACACACCCACAAATTCGCCCGGACTTTTCATATGA
- a CDS encoding HNH endonuclease, whose protein sequence is MTANERWKTIRQIGEGQRFAVSSLGRVLDLTTGKLHKPTRLSSGLLIVRDRHGEIRKNFTLHRLVAKAFLRGKPTFPVIFKDGDRSNCAVSNLEWAHGDKKIIRYRKLTDADVRYIREQWPGMTQPELAKELSVCRQTISEVVTRKTFDGPKWMVSKSADDSHGLEQA, encoded by the coding sequence ATGACAGCGAATGAGCGTTGGAAGACGATTAGGCAAATAGGGGAAGGACAGAGATTTGCAGTTTCCTCGCTCGGCAGGGTTCTTGATCTAACCACGGGCAAACTGCACAAACCCACGCGTCTATCCTCTGGTCTGCTCATTGTTCGGGATCGACATGGAGAGATACGGAAAAACTTCACATTACACCGGCTGGTCGCAAAGGCGTTTCTGAGAGGCAAGCCGACGTTCCCAGTGATTTTCAAGGATGGTGATCGATCGAATTGCGCGGTCTCGAACCTGGAATGGGCGCACGGTGACAAAAAGATCATTCGGTATCGCAAGCTGACAGACGCAGACGTTCGATACATCCGCGAGCAATGGCCTGGTATGACTCAACCGGAGCTTGCAAAGGAACTTTCCGTTTGCAGACAGACCATCTCCGAGGTGGTGACACGCAAAACGTTTGATGGACCGAAATGGATGGTTTCAAAATCTGCAGACGATTCGCACGGATTGGAGCAAGCGTGA
- a CDS encoding helix-turn-helix domain-containing protein yields MVTLLGLAFKGGPTNSSDLLLYLALADHANEDGACYPSVERLAMWCRQDSRNTRRNMPKLARAGWVKVVKVGRRKEYVLDVPKLCLSALESGIKLSSEELSFLARKIPGKMSAMEQSATPSTPDNMSAVTTASAHSTPDKMSAIQPSIPDIHVARYRTFTSSIPDIDVTNTGHSRHPYREPLRTVIEPSRGTVTETNNSPATVGDTSETTLAKAMLERLAIISTDKILRLAAEAIRLQAGALATTAHKAMLLIERQASLSQERGEPVNSFWFEDSKWKGAPSPAAVGVYQGDDKPAEVEAESAPEGVDTELGARIWTGMNKALKSELGIQSYETWIKPIKPLGAMNGELYLQIPSPDFAHVADRYDIASFLPAGVEQVHLLSATGAAA; encoded by the coding sequence ATGGTGACCTTGTTAGGACTAGCGTTCAAAGGCGGTCCGACGAATAGCAGCGACCTTTTGTTGTACCTCGCCCTGGCAGATCATGCCAACGAAGACGGCGCATGCTACCCGAGCGTAGAGAGACTCGCTATGTGGTGCCGACAGGATTCCAGAAACACGCGGCGCAATATGCCGAAGCTGGCAAGAGCGGGATGGGTGAAGGTGGTGAAAGTGGGACGTCGCAAAGAATACGTTCTGGATGTGCCGAAGCTCTGCCTCTCAGCGTTGGAGAGTGGCATCAAGCTGAGCTCCGAAGAGCTTTCATTCCTTGCGAGAAAGATACCGGGCAAAATGTCCGCAATGGAGCAATCAGCCACCCCTTCAACACCGGACAATATGTCCGCTGTCACCACCGCTTCGGCACACTCAACACCGGACAAAATGTCCGCTATTCAACCGTCGATACCGGACATCCACGTAGCTCGATACCGGACATTCACGTCATCGATACCGGACATTGACGTCACTAATACCGGACATTCACGTCATCCCTATAGAGAACCGTTAAGAACCGTCATAGAACCGTCAAGGGGAACCGTCACGGAAACCAATAACTCCCCTGCGACTGTCGGTGACACTTCTGAAACAACTCTAGCGAAAGCGATGCTCGAGAGACTGGCGATCATCAGTACCGACAAGATTCTTCGATTGGCCGCGGAGGCAATCCGTCTTCAGGCTGGCGCTTTGGCAACGACTGCCCATAAAGCGATGTTGCTGATTGAACGGCAGGCCTCCCTATCGCAGGAACGCGGTGAGCCGGTGAATTCGTTTTGGTTTGAGGATTCGAAGTGGAAGGGTGCGCCATCTCCCGCCGCGGTGGGTGTGTACCAGGGTGATGACAAACCCGCCGAGGTGGAAGCCGAGTCAGCGCCTGAAGGTGTCGACACCGAGCTAGGTGCGCGGATCTGGACGGGCATGAACAAGGCGCTGAAGAGCGAGCTAGGAATCCAGAGCTATGAGACCTGGATCAAGCCGATCAAGCCGCTCGGGGCGATGAACGGAGAACTTTACCTGCAGATTCCATCGCCTGACTTCGCGCATGTCGCGGATCGATACGACATCGCGAGTTTTTTGCCGGCAGGTGTTGAGCAAGTTCACCTGCTGAGTGCGACGGGAGCGGCGGCATGA
- a CDS encoding helix-turn-helix domain-containing protein: MDNLYSINAAAEKLGGVSPGTIKLWLSQGKLKRTKIGRRTMISENELRRFRNAGGSAALPNICKPATNETTAVG; encoded by the coding sequence ATGGATAATCTCTACTCGATAAATGCAGCAGCGGAGAAGCTCGGGGGAGTCAGTCCCGGAACTATAAAACTTTGGCTGTCTCAAGGGAAATTGAAGCGCACAAAAATTGGCCGACGAACGATGATCTCCGAGAATGAACTTCGGAGGTTTCGAAATGCTGGCGGAAGCGCCGCGTTACCGAATATCTGCAAGCCCGCGACAAACGAAACGACGGCGGTGGGATAG
- a CDS encoding helix-turn-helix domain-containing protein, whose translation MLSTKEAAAFLGVQPATLRSWRCSRIGPPFIQLSPRNVRYAEVDLERYAADRRIDPAELIKSRIVSTEQRRAKKTSL comes from the coding sequence ATGTTGTCGACAAAAGAAGCCGCAGCATTCCTTGGCGTGCAGCCAGCGACCCTGCGCAGTTGGCGCTGTTCGCGAATTGGGCCGCCATTTATTCAACTCAGCCCGCGAAACGTTCGATATGCCGAGGTCGACTTGGAGCGATATGCGGCGGATCGCAGGATAGACCCGGCCGAACTAATCAAATCTCGGATCGTATCCACGGAACAACGTCGAGCAAAGAAGACGTCGCTCTAA
- a CDS encoding helix-turn-helix domain-containing protein, with amino-acid sequence MDDQVNPPKKRSAKVPTFLTPEEAAALLTRPVGTINRWRAEGRGPRYFKLGGRIRYDEADLLAYIAECSHDPSVRA; translated from the coding sequence ATGGATGACCAAGTGAATCCCCCGAAAAAGAGATCGGCTAAGGTCCCAACATTCCTGACGCCGGAAGAAGCTGCCGCATTGCTCACGAGGCCGGTCGGCACAATCAACCGATGGCGGGCAGAGGGTAGAGGTCCTCGGTACTTCAAGCTGGGAGGCCGCATTCGGTATGATGAAGCCGATTTACTCGCCTACATCGCCGAATGCAGCCATGACCCGTCCGTACGAGCGTGA